In a genomic window of Nocardia fluminea:
- a CDS encoding family 1 encapsulin nanocompartment shell protein, with translation MNNLHRELAPITGEAWSQIEEEATRTFKRNIAGRRVVDVSGPHGFDFSARNLGRVTAIDSPDDGVQARQRVTQPVIELRVPFTLQRSELDDIARGADDADFDNLKDAAQKIAFAEDRAIFESYAAAAITGIREASSNPPVALPSNVVDIPDAISHALTGLRLAGVQGPYSVVLSAELYTQVSETSDHGHPIRTHIERLIEGEIIWAPAITGGFALTTRGGDFELALGQDLSIGYLSHDAETVRLYFQETFTFLVDTSEAAVSLGS, from the coding sequence ATGAACAACCTGCATCGCGAACTCGCGCCGATCACCGGCGAAGCCTGGTCGCAGATCGAGGAGGAGGCGACCCGCACCTTCAAGCGCAATATCGCGGGCCGCCGGGTGGTCGACGTATCGGGACCGCACGGTTTCGACTTCTCGGCCCGCAACCTCGGCCGGGTCACCGCGATCGACTCGCCCGACGACGGCGTGCAGGCCCGTCAGCGTGTGACCCAACCGGTGATCGAGCTGCGCGTGCCGTTCACCCTGCAGCGCTCCGAACTCGACGACATCGCGCGCGGAGCCGACGACGCCGATTTCGACAACCTCAAGGACGCCGCGCAGAAAATCGCCTTCGCCGAAGACCGTGCGATCTTCGAGAGCTACGCCGCGGCGGCCATCACCGGTATCCGTGAGGCCTCCTCGAACCCCCCCGTCGCCCTCCCGAGCAATGTCGTCGACATTCCCGATGCCATCTCGCACGCCCTCACCGGCCTGCGCCTGGCCGGCGTGCAGGGCCCGTACTCGGTGGTGCTCAGCGCCGAGCTGTACACCCAGGTCAGCGAGACCTCCGATCACGGTCACCCGATCCGGACCCACATCGAGCGGCTGATCGAGGGCGAGATCATCTGGGCGCCGGCGATCACCGGCGGTTTCGCGCTCACCACCCGCGGCGGCGACTTCGAGCTCGCGCTGGGCCAGGACCTGTCGATCGGCTACCTCAGCCACGACGCGGAGACCGTGCGGCTGTACTTCCAGGAGACCTTCACCTTCCTCGTCGATACTTCGGAGGCGGCGGTGTCGCTCGGCTCGTGA
- a CDS encoding Fpg/Nei family DNA glycosylase, with protein MPELPEIEALAQFLRDHAVGAVVGRVDVAALSAVKTFDPPVTALSGRDVTGAGRWGKFLGMDCGGLWLITHLSRGGWLRWIDEPNPLPPKPGGKSPLALRVHFFTPEGATPAIDLTEAGTKKRLAVYVVEDPKMVPGIARLGPDALALTEDEFAALLKSTSQRIKTAIVDQTLIAGIGNAYSDEILHTARISPFANTRTMSAETVAQLYSAMRTVLLDAVDRSVGQDAARLKGEKRSGMRVHARTGQPCPVCGDTVREVSYAERSFQYCATCQTGGKVLADRRMSRLLK; from the coding sequence GTGCCCGAGCTGCCGGAAATCGAGGCGTTGGCGCAGTTCCTTCGGGATCATGCCGTCGGCGCTGTGGTCGGCCGTGTGGACGTGGCGGCCCTGAGCGCGGTGAAGACCTTCGATCCGCCGGTCACCGCGTTGTCCGGCCGGGATGTCACCGGGGCGGGGCGCTGGGGGAAATTCCTCGGAATGGATTGTGGTGGCCTGTGGTTGATCACCCATCTGTCGCGCGGCGGATGGTTGCGCTGGATCGATGAGCCGAATCCCTTGCCGCCCAAACCGGGGGGAAAGAGCCCGTTGGCGCTGCGCGTGCATTTCTTCACCCCCGAGGGCGCGACGCCGGCGATCGATCTGACCGAGGCGGGGACGAAGAAGCGGCTGGCGGTCTATGTCGTCGAGGATCCGAAGATGGTGCCGGGGATCGCGCGGCTCGGGCCCGATGCGCTCGCACTGACCGAGGACGAATTCGCCGCGCTGCTGAAAAGCACCTCGCAGCGGATCAAGACCGCGATCGTGGATCAGACTCTGATCGCGGGAATCGGCAACGCCTATTCCGACGAGATCCTGCACACCGCGAGGATCTCCCCGTTCGCGAACACCAGAACGATGTCGGCCGAGACGGTCGCGCAGTTGTACAGCGCGATGCGCACGGTGCTGCTCGACGCGGTCGATCGTTCGGTGGGACAGGACGCGGCCCGGTTGAAGGGCGAAAAGCGCTCGGGCATGCGAGTGCACGCCAGGACCGGGCAGCCGTGCCCCGTCTGCGGTGACACGGTGCGCGAGGTGTCCTACGCGGAGCGGTCGTTCCAGTACTGCGCCACCTGCCAGACCGGCGGTAAGGTGCTCGCCGACCGGCGGATGTCGCGGCTGCTCAAATAG
- a CDS encoding dihydrofolate reductase, translating to MKRIGLIWAQANDRVIGADNTIPWRVPEDMANFRDTTMGHPVIMGRRTWDSLPATFRPLSGRRNIVVTRQPDWAVDGAERAASVPDALSMTGEADTWVAGGGEIYRAALPSATTLLVTEVDTTVAGDAFAPVIGPEWHADDTPWLTSKTGLRYRIRHYTRG from the coding sequence GTGAAGCGGATCGGCCTGATCTGGGCGCAGGCGAACGACCGGGTGATCGGTGCCGACAACACCATTCCGTGGCGGGTGCCGGAGGACATGGCGAACTTCCGCGACACCACCATGGGGCACCCCGTGATCATGGGCAGACGGACGTGGGATTCGCTGCCCGCGACCTTTCGTCCACTGTCGGGCCGCCGCAACATCGTGGTCACCCGCCAGCCCGATTGGGCGGTTGACGGCGCCGAACGCGCCGCGTCCGTGCCCGACGCGCTGAGCATGACCGGCGAGGCCGACACCTGGGTGGCGGGCGGGGGCGAGATCTACCGCGCCGCGCTGCCCTCGGCCACGACGCTGCTGGTCACCGAGGTCGACACCACCGTGGCGGGCGACGCGTTCGCCCCGGTCATCGGCCCGGAATGGCATGCGGACGACACTCCGTGGCTGACCTCGAAAACCGGTCTGCGCTACCGCATTCGCCACTACACCCGCGGCTGA
- a CDS encoding GlxA family transcriptional regulator, which produces MSAPPNRLVHSASSGTRRIGFLLFDGVKALDYVGPAEVFVEANQFADAYEIVLISPSGAPVYSSVGQGVAVATSVADAPVLDTLVVPGSEVRPAEFVRPELVEAARLLAARSRRVVSICSGAFVLAELGMLDGRSATTHWKFAPELARRYPRVDVRADRIFVRDNDIATSAGVAAGIDLALALVADDLGSDVARQVAQGLLVYLQRSGGQTQFSTPMRAVALPPGPVRVVTDLIARNPAARHSVGDLARHVNVSVRHLTRLFTEETGLSPAEYAANVRFDLARAELETGSSVSRAASAAGFASAEALRRTFVARLGVSPSDYRRRFEAEASA; this is translated from the coding sequence ATGTCCGCACCCCCGAATCGCCTGGTTCACAGCGCGTCCAGTGGTACACGGCGTATCGGGTTTCTCCTGTTCGACGGGGTGAAGGCGCTCGATTACGTCGGTCCGGCCGAAGTATTCGTCGAGGCGAATCAGTTCGCCGATGCCTACGAGATCGTGCTGATCTCACCCAGCGGCGCGCCGGTGTACAGCTCGGTGGGCCAGGGGGTTGCTGTGGCGACATCGGTGGCGGACGCGCCCGTGCTCGACACGCTCGTGGTGCCCGGCAGCGAGGTGCGGCCCGCCGAGTTCGTGCGCCCCGAGCTGGTGGAGGCCGCCCGCCTCCTCGCGGCGCGCAGCCGCCGGGTCGTGTCGATCTGCAGTGGTGCCTTCGTGCTGGCCGAACTCGGGATGCTGGACGGCCGAAGCGCGACCACGCACTGGAAGTTCGCCCCCGAACTCGCCCGCCGGTATCCCCGCGTGGACGTGCGGGCGGACCGGATCTTCGTGCGGGACAACGACATCGCGACCTCGGCGGGTGTCGCAGCCGGTATCGACCTGGCGCTCGCGTTGGTGGCCGACGATCTGGGCAGCGATGTCGCCCGGCAGGTCGCTCAGGGGCTGCTGGTCTATCTGCAGCGTTCCGGCGGGCAGACCCAGTTCTCGACACCCATGCGTGCCGTCGCCCTGCCGCCCGGTCCGGTGCGCGTGGTCACCGACCTGATCGCCCGGAACCCCGCCGCGCGGCACAGCGTGGGGGATCTGGCCCGTCACGTCAATGTGAGCGTGCGCCACCTCACCCGCCTGTTCACCGAGGAGACCGGGCTCAGCCCGGCCGAGTACGCGGCGAATGTGCGCTTCGATCTCGCCAGGGCCGAGCTCGAGACCGGCAGTTCGGTGAGCCGGGCCGCCTCCGCCGCGGGTTTCGCCAGCGCCGAGGCGCTGCGCCGGACATTCGTCGCGCGGCTCGGGGTATCGCCCTCGGACTACCGCCGCAGGTTCGAAGCCGAGGCGAGTGCGTAG
- a CDS encoding cupin domain-containing protein, with protein sequence MDKKSLTAVARQQLKLAATSTSGRSSQTLIGGHTHALRQTVVALAEGQSLAEHDNAGDATIQVLSGTLVLIAGTDEWKGSAGDLIVVPRARHSVKAVDDVTFLLTVAK encoded by the coding sequence ATGGACAAGAAATCGCTGACCGCCGTGGCCCGTCAACAGCTCAAGCTGGCGGCGACATCGACGAGCGGCCGGAGTTCGCAAACCCTTATCGGCGGCCACACCCACGCGCTGCGGCAGACGGTTGTCGCGCTCGCCGAGGGGCAGAGCCTGGCCGAACACGACAATGCGGGTGACGCCACCATCCAGGTGCTCTCCGGCACGCTGGTGCTGATCGCGGGCACCGACGAGTGGAAGGGTTCGGCGGGCGACCTGATCGTCGTGCCGCGGGCCCGCCACAGCGTCAAGGCTGTCGACGACGTCACATTTTTGCTGACCGTCGCGAAATAG
- a CDS encoding Dyp-type peroxidase produces MGEPQPILDPLTPSAIFLVATIDSGGESAVRDLLADISGLRRSIGFRVPGEGLTCVTSIGSAAWDRLFAGPKPAELHEFPGYNGPIHSAPATPGDLFFHIRGETQGPCFELAMVIGARLRGAATIVDETVGFRYFEQRDLLGFVDGTENPEGPGAAAAALIGDEDPEFTGGSYVVVQKYTHPLDQWNALSIEEQERVIGRTKLADYELPDDVKPADSHVAVNTITDADGTERQIVRANMPFGTIGTGEFGTYYVAYAATPSVTERMLERMFLGTEEAAYDRILDFSFAVTGTLFFTPTVDFLDDLPDAPDTAGAEIEPATLTEIVPVERANAAAAARSDGSLAIGTMKRSN; encoded by the coding sequence ATGGGTGAGCCACAGCCGATCCTCGATCCACTCACGCCGTCCGCGATCTTCCTTGTCGCCACCATCGATTCCGGTGGCGAATCCGCGGTCCGCGACCTCTTGGCAGACATCTCCGGGTTGCGCCGTTCGATCGGTTTCCGGGTGCCCGGTGAAGGACTGACCTGCGTCACCTCGATCGGCTCCGCCGCCTGGGATCGGCTCTTCGCCGGGCCGAAACCCGCTGAGCTGCACGAGTTCCCGGGCTACAACGGCCCGATCCACAGCGCACCGGCCACCCCCGGCGACCTGTTCTTCCACATCAGGGGCGAGACCCAGGGCCCGTGCTTCGAACTCGCCATGGTGATCGGCGCTCGTCTGCGAGGCGCGGCGACCATCGTCGACGAGACGGTCGGCTTCCGCTATTTCGAGCAGCGCGACCTGCTCGGCTTCGTCGACGGCACCGAGAACCCGGAAGGCCCCGGCGCGGCCGCGGCGGCGCTGATCGGCGACGAGGATCCCGAGTTCACCGGCGGTAGCTACGTGGTCGTGCAGAAGTACACCCACCCGCTCGACCAGTGGAACGCGCTGTCGATCGAGGAGCAGGAGCGCGTGATCGGGCGGACCAAACTCGCCGACTACGAACTGCCCGACGACGTCAAACCCGCCGACTCGCACGTCGCGGTGAACACCATCACCGACGCCGACGGCACCGAACGCCAGATCGTGCGCGCCAACATGCCGTTCGGCACCATCGGCACCGGCGAATTCGGCACCTATTACGTGGCCTACGCCGCCACCCCCAGCGTCACCGAACGCATGCTCGAACGGATGTTCCTCGGTACCGAGGAGGCGGCCTACGACCGCATCCTCGACTTCTCCTTCGCCGTCACCGGCACGCTGTTCTTCACTCCCACCGTGGATTTCCTGGACGACCTGCCCGACGCACCCGATACGGCGGGCGCCGAGATCGAGCCGGCGACACTGACCGAAATCGTCCCCGTCGAACGGGCGAACGCGGCGGCAGCCGCTCGCTCGGACGGCTCCCTCGCAATCGGCACGATGAAAAGGAGTAACTGA
- the cobF gene encoding precorrin-6A synthase (deacetylating) — protein sequence MRKLYVIGIGAGDPDQVTVQAIKAMRKAEAFFVIGKGAEKQELVDVRTTILAEHVDTPYRIIEIADPPRERTPADYAGVVVDWHERRSELLEAAFDQVDGTGAILVWGDPALYDSTLRMVEHVLARGRVSFEHEVIPGVTSIAALAARHRMVLHRIGEPVHVTTGRRLREEGLGPGSTVVMLDGECSFTEVRGDDVHIWWGAYLGMPDEILIEGDLREVESRIVARRAELRAEKGWIMDVYLLRDGSRAETR from the coding sequence ATGCGCAAGCTCTACGTGATCGGCATCGGCGCCGGCGACCCCGACCAGGTGACGGTGCAAGCGATCAAGGCCATGCGGAAGGCCGAGGCCTTCTTCGTGATCGGCAAGGGCGCCGAGAAACAGGAACTCGTCGACGTGCGCACCACCATCCTGGCCGAGCACGTGGACACGCCGTATCGGATCATCGAGATCGCCGATCCGCCGCGGGAGCGCACCCCCGCCGACTACGCCGGGGTCGTCGTGGACTGGCACGAGCGGCGCTCCGAGCTCCTCGAAGCCGCGTTCGACCAGGTGGACGGTACCGGTGCGATCCTCGTGTGGGGAGATCCCGCGCTCTACGACAGCACCCTGCGCATGGTCGAGCACGTGCTGGCGCGGGGCCGGGTGAGCTTCGAGCACGAGGTGATTCCCGGCGTCACCAGCATCGCCGCGCTGGCCGCCCGGCACCGGATGGTGCTGCACCGGATCGGTGAGCCCGTCCACGTCACGACCGGGCGCAGATTGCGCGAAGAAGGGCTCGGACCGGGTTCGACCGTGGTGATGCTGGACGGTGAGTGCTCGTTCACCGAGGTGCGCGGCGACGATGTCCACATCTGGTGGGGCGCCTACCTCGGCATGCCCGACGAGATCCTGATCGAAGGCGATCTGCGCGAGGTCGAAAGCCGCATCGTGGCCCGCCGCGCGGAATTGCGCGCGGAAAAAGGCTGGATCATGGATGTCTATCTGCTCCGCGACGGGTCCCGCGCCGAAACGCGATGA
- a CDS encoding thymidylate synthase, with protein sequence MATPDTQYEDLLRHVLERGTPKADRTGTGTRSIFGHQLRYDLAESFPLITTKRVHMKSIAYELLWFLRGDSNVSWLREHGVTIWDEWADAKGELGPVYGVQWRSWPTPDGTHIDQIAQVLHTLRTDPDSRRMIVSAWNVADLDKMALAPCHAFFQFYVADGKLSCQLYQRSADLFLGVPFNIAGYALLTLMVAQQTELEPGEFIWTGGDVHIYDNHVDQVREQLTREPYPFPTLHLRPATSLFDYAYEDIELSGYEHHPGIKAPVAV encoded by the coding sequence GTGGCCACCCCTGATACGCAGTACGAGGATCTGCTCCGGCACGTTCTGGAGCGAGGCACGCCCAAGGCCGATCGCACCGGCACCGGAACCCGCAGCATCTTCGGTCACCAACTGCGCTACGACCTGGCCGAATCCTTCCCGCTGATCACCACCAAGCGGGTCCACATGAAGTCCATCGCCTACGAACTGCTGTGGTTCCTGCGCGGCGACTCCAATGTCTCCTGGCTGCGCGAACACGGCGTGACCATCTGGGACGAGTGGGCCGACGCCAAGGGCGAGCTCGGCCCCGTCTACGGCGTGCAGTGGCGCTCGTGGCCGACTCCCGACGGCACCCACATCGACCAGATCGCCCAGGTGCTGCACACCCTGCGCACCGATCCGGATTCGCGCCGGATGATCGTCTCGGCCTGGAACGTGGCCGACCTGGACAAGATGGCCCTCGCCCCGTGCCACGCCTTCTTCCAGTTCTATGTGGCCGACGGCAAACTGTCCTGCCAGCTGTATCAGCGCAGCGCCGACCTGTTCCTCGGGGTGCCGTTCAACATCGCCGGCTACGCCCTGCTCACGCTGATGGTCGCCCAGCAGACCGAGCTCGAGCCGGGCGAGTTCATCTGGACCGGCGGCGACGTGCACATCTACGACAACCACGTCGACCAGGTCCGCGAGCAGCTCACCCGCGAGCCCTACCCGTTCCCGACGCTGCACCTGCGCCCGGCGACGAGCCTGTTCGACTACGCCTACGAGGACATCGAGCTGTCCGGCTACGAACATCACCCCGGCATCAAGGCGCCGGTGGCGGTGTGA